Part of the Microbulbifer salipaludis genome is shown below.
TCTCACCGGGTTCAACGAGCCCGAGTCCCTGCTGGTGCTGATTCCTGGACGCGCGCAGGGGGAAACGCTGCTGTTTTGTCGGGAGCGGGACGCAGAAAAAGAAATGTGGGACGGCCCGCGCCTGGGGCCGGAGCGTGCGGCCGAGTTCTGTGGCCTGTGCGATGCCTTCCCGATTGGCGATCTGGACGACATTTTGCCCGGCCTGCTGGAAGGGCGGGACCTGATTTACTACACCATGGGGCGCTTTCCCCAGCTCGATCGTCGCCTGCAGGGCTATCTGCAGGCCCTGGAGCATGCGCCGGGCGCGGTATCGGCGCCGGAAATGGTGAGCCTGGATCCGCAGTTACACGATTTGCGGCTGTTCAAAAGTGCTGCGGAAATTCGCCTGATGGCCAGGGCCGCGGAGATCAGTGCGGAAGGCCACCGTCGTGCCATGCAGTGCTGCCAGCCGGGCATGTACGAGTACCAGCTGGAAGCGGAACTGTTGCATGCCTTTGCGTCCGGTGGCGCACGTGAGCCTGCTTACCCGAGCATTGTGGGCGGCGGGCGCAATGCGCTGGTGATGCATTACATCGCCAACAGTGCGCCGCTGCGCAACGGCGAGCTGGTGCTGATTGATGCGGGCTGTGAATACCGCGGCTATGCAGCGGATATTACCCGGACCTTTCCCGTGAATGGCCGTTTCAGTGGTCCGCAAAAAGCGGTGTATGAAATTGTGCTGGCCAGCCAGCAGGCGGCGATCGAAAAAATTGTTGCCGGCAACGACTGGGATCATCCGCATCTCGCCAGTGTGGAAGTGATCGTCCGCGGGTTGAAGGATCTCGGACTGCTGAAAGGCGATTTACACGGACTGATCGAATCCGGGGCCTATCGCCGTTTTTACATGCACCGCGTCGGTCACTGGTTGGGTATGGATGTGCACGATGTGGGGGACTACAAAGTGCACGGTCAGTGGCGTCAACTGGAACCGGGTATGACCATGACGGTGGAGCCGGGCATTTACATTGCGGCCGAGGAGAGCGATGTGCCGGAGAAATTCCGCGGCATCGGGATTCGCATTGAAGACGATGTGGCCCTGTTAAAAGACGGAACCCAGATTCTTTCCGCGGCGGCACCGAAAGCCATTGCGGATATCGAGTACCTGATGCGCGCCGGCGATCTGGTACAGGAGGCTTTACTATGACGCAGCACACCGCGGCCGCTACCACCGATATCGATGTCGCCATTGTTGGCGGCGGCATGGCTGGCGCGAGTCTGGCGCTGCTGCTTGCCCATCACTGCCCTGGGCTGAACATTGCACTGCTGGAGCGGCACCCGCTACCCGACGATACCGCCGCCTTGAACCTGCCGAGTTTTGATACCCGGGCCACCGCCATTGCT
Proteins encoded:
- the pepP gene encoding Xaa-Pro aminopeptidase; the protein is MNISKAEYARRRQRLVEGLESNSLAIVPAAREQLRSRDTYFPFRQDSDFSYLTGFNEPESLLVLIPGRAQGETLLFCRERDAEKEMWDGPRLGPERAAEFCGLCDAFPIGDLDDILPGLLEGRDLIYYTMGRFPQLDRRLQGYLQALEHAPGAVSAPEMVSLDPQLHDLRLFKSAAEIRLMARAAEISAEGHRRAMQCCQPGMYEYQLEAELLHAFASGGAREPAYPSIVGGGRNALVMHYIANSAPLRNGELVLIDAGCEYRGYAADITRTFPVNGRFSGPQKAVYEIVLASQQAAIEKIVAGNDWDHPHLASVEVIVRGLKDLGLLKGDLHGLIESGAYRRFYMHRVGHWLGMDVHDVGDYKVHGQWRQLEPGMTMTVEPGIYIAAEESDVPEKFRGIGIRIEDDVALLKDGTQILSAAAPKAIADIEYLMRAGDLVQEALL